The following coding sequences are from one Megamonas funiformis window:
- a CDS encoding DUF362 domain-containing protein, whose amino-acid sequence MKVSVVKADNYNIETVDKAVNDAVNLIGGWQNFIKKGDKVLIKPNMLTNVTPEKAVTTHPEVVRAVIKAVKNMGALPAVGDSPGISNLKSTAKRTGILTICEEENVPFVYFKQSKAYNYMEGRFIKQFELVDCLSDFDKIISVAKMKTHVFMGVTGAVKNLFGCIVGTDKARFHLRMQKHIDFAHVMVDLYQTIKPTLNIIDGITAMEGQGPMSGDVVDAKIIIASSDGFAADLIMADKMGLDAEAMPIAAAGIEEKRIIRLKDIKVVGDGKDEQFHFAKPHTYKSMQDTYVPKFILKLGQNQLTSKPVINKNCVACGRCSHHCPPKAITIIDKKVNIDYQKCIRCYCCQELCPHQAVDLKDGLILSLLKYIGIYK is encoded by the coding sequence ATGAAAGTATCAGTAGTGAAAGCTGATAATTATAATATCGAAACTGTAGATAAGGCTGTAAATGACGCAGTAAATTTAATTGGAGGTTGGCAAAATTTTATAAAAAAAGGTGACAAAGTTTTAATAAAACCTAATATGTTGACGAATGTAACACCTGAAAAAGCAGTAACAACTCATCCAGAAGTAGTAAGAGCTGTTATAAAAGCAGTAAAAAATATGGGAGCTTTACCAGCTGTTGGCGATTCACCAGGAATTAGCAATTTAAAATCTACAGCAAAAAGAACAGGTATATTAACAATTTGTGAAGAGGAAAACGTTCCATTTGTATATTTTAAACAAAGTAAAGCTTACAATTATATGGAAGGTAGATTTATCAAACAATTTGAGTTGGTAGATTGTTTATCTGATTTTGACAAAATCATTTCAGTAGCAAAGATGAAAACTCATGTTTTTATGGGAGTTACAGGAGCTGTTAAAAATCTTTTTGGCTGTATAGTAGGTACAGATAAAGCTAGATTTCACTTAAGAATGCAAAAACATATAGATTTTGCCCATGTGATGGTAGATTTATATCAAACAATAAAACCGACATTGAATATTATTGATGGTATAACAGCTATGGAAGGTCAAGGTCCTATGAGTGGTGATGTTGTAGATGCTAAAATCATTATCGCAAGTAGTGACGGTTTTGCTGCTGATTTAATTATGGCAGATAAGATGGGTCTTGACGCAGAAGCAATGCCAATTGCTGCAGCTGGTATTGAAGAAAAAAGAATTATTCGTTTAAAAGATATAAAAGTTGTTGGTGATGGAAAAGATGAGCAATTTCATTTCGCAAAGCCACATACATATAAATCTATGCAAGATACATATGTACCAAAATTTATTTTAAAATTGGGGCAAAATCAGTTAACATCTAAACCTGTAATAAATAAAAATTGTGTAGCTTGTGGTAGATGTAGTCATCATTGTCCACCAAAAGCAATAACTATAATAGATAAAAAAGTAAATATTGATTATCAAAAGTGTATAAGATGTTATTGTTGTCAAGAATTATGTCCACACCAAGCTGTAGATTTAAAAGATGGTTTGATTTTATCTTTATTGAAATATATAGGTATATATAAGTAA
- the wecB gene encoding non-hydrolyzing UDP-N-acetylglucosamine 2-epimerase → MKKIKVMTVFGTRPEAIKMAPVVLELKKYPDLITPIVAVTAQHRDMLDQVLNLFNIKPDYDLNIMAQGQTLFDITTKAMNGLNEVLSKEKPDIVLVHGDTTTTFAGALAAYYHETAVGHVEAGLRTYNKYSPFPEEMNRKLTGAIADLHFAPTDTASGNLKAEGTKEDKIFVTGNTVIDALHKTVTDDFKFDDEKLANIDYENKRIILVTTHRRENLGEPMRHVYKALKDIVNEFDDVEIVFPVHKNPKVREVVNEELGNIKAVHLIDPLDYEPFANLMHRAFLVLTDSGGIQEEAPSLGKPVLVLRDTTERPEAVKAGTVKLIGTERQKVYEETKYLLTDHDEYQRMANTCNPYGDGKASKRIIEAILYHYGLSQEKPDSFIAGK, encoded by the coding sequence ATGAAGAAAATTAAAGTAATGACAGTTTTTGGTACACGACCAGAAGCAATTAAAATGGCACCTGTGGTGTTGGAATTGAAAAAATATCCTGATTTAATCACACCAATAGTTGCAGTAACAGCTCAACATCGTGATATGTTGGACCAAGTTTTGAATTTATTTAATATTAAGCCAGATTACGATTTAAATATCATGGCACAAGGTCAAACTTTGTTTGATATTACAACTAAAGCTATGAATGGCTTAAATGAAGTATTATCTAAAGAAAAACCTGATATAGTATTAGTTCATGGTGATACAACTACTACTTTTGCAGGTGCATTAGCAGCTTATTATCATGAAACAGCAGTAGGTCATGTAGAAGCTGGTTTGCGCACATATAATAAATACTCACCATTCCCAGAAGAAATGAACCGCAAATTAACAGGTGCAATAGCAGATCTTCATTTTGCTCCTACTGATACAGCTAGTGGTAATTTGAAAGCTGAAGGAACAAAAGAAGATAAAATTTTCGTAACAGGAAATACAGTTATTGACGCATTGCATAAGACAGTAACAGATGATTTTAAATTTGATGATGAAAAATTAGCAAATATAGATTATGAAAATAAACGTATCATTTTGGTAACAACTCATCGTCGTGAAAATTTAGGCGAACCAATGCGTCATGTATATAAAGCTTTAAAAGATATAGTCAATGAATTTGATGATGTAGAAATTGTATTCCCAGTGCATAAAAATCCAAAAGTTCGTGAAGTGGTTAATGAAGAATTGGGCAATATCAAAGCTGTACATTTAATTGATCCATTAGATTATGAACCATTTGCTAATTTAATGCATAGAGCATTTTTGGTATTGACTGATTCAGGCGGAATTCAAGAAGAAGCTCCATCTTTAGGAAAACCTGTATTAGTTCTTCGTGATACAACAGAACGACCTGAAGCAGTTAAAGCAGGTACTGTAAAATTAATTGGTACAGAACGTCAAAAAGTATATGAAGAAACAAAATATTTATTGACTGATCATGATGAATATCAACGTATGGCAAATACATGTAATCCATATGGTGATGGTAAAGCTTCTAAACGAATTATTGAAGCTATTTTATATCATTATGGTTTATCACAAGAAAAACCAGATAGTTTTATTGCTGGTAAATAA
- a CDS encoding glycosyltransferase family 4 protein: MPSYFLAFITALIAVYALTPLVIKFAVKTGAMDKPDPRKVHKKPIPRLGGLAIYLAFMIAVCSMLDFSKEIVGLLLGGTFIVIVGIIDDFISLPAKVKLLGQILAACILVAFDIRIDFITDPFGDFIFLEYLAIPVTIFWIVGITNTVNLIDGLDGLAAGVSTIATVTILLVALQSGDLPVVFLTAALAGSSLGFLHYNFNPARIFMGDTGSMFLGYMFAAISVIGAVKSAATIALIVPILALGLPILDTTFAIVRRYRGGVPIFKPDKGHLHHRLLAMGFSQRQAVLLMYVFSAFLGLAAIALTEVSTSVAVMIVVFVAVIILFGAKKIGIFSMKNNAGTH, from the coding sequence ATGCCTAGTTATTTTTTAGCATTTATTACAGCATTAATAGCTGTATATGCCCTAACACCGTTAGTTATAAAATTTGCAGTTAAAACAGGTGCCATGGATAAGCCAGACCCAAGAAAAGTTCATAAAAAACCTATTCCTCGTTTAGGAGGACTTGCGATTTATTTGGCTTTCATGATAGCAGTTTGTAGTATGCTTGATTTTAGCAAAGAAATTGTAGGTTTATTATTAGGTGGAACTTTCATTGTAATTGTAGGTATAATAGACGATTTCATCAGTCTTCCTGCAAAAGTGAAGTTATTAGGACAGATTTTGGCTGCATGTATTTTAGTGGCATTTGATATTAGAATTGATTTTATTACAGACCCATTTGGTGATTTTATCTTTTTGGAATATTTAGCAATTCCAGTTACTATTTTTTGGATAGTTGGAATTACTAATACAGTTAATTTGATTGATGGTTTAGATGGTTTAGCAGCTGGGGTATCAACAATTGCGACTGTTACTATACTTTTAGTAGCTTTGCAAAGTGGTGATTTACCAGTAGTATTTTTAACAGCAGCCTTAGCAGGTTCATCTTTAGGATTTTTGCATTATAATTTTAATCCAGCAAGAATTTTCATGGGAGATACAGGCAGTATGTTCTTAGGATATATGTTTGCAGCTATCTCTGTTATAGGTGCTGTAAAGAGTGCTGCTACTATAGCGCTTATTGTACCGATATTAGCTTTAGGACTACCAATATTAGATACTACTTTTGCGATTGTACGTCGTTACCGTGGAGGAGTTCCTATATTTAAGCCAGATAAAGGACATTTACATCATCGTTTATTGGCAATGGGCTTTTCCCAAAGACAGGCTGTACTCTTAATGTATGTTTTCAGTGCATTCTTAGGTTTAGCGGCGATTGCCTTAACTGAAGTAAGTACTAGTGTAGCTGTTATGATTGTTGTATTTGTAGCTGTAATAATCCTATTTGGTGCTAAAAAAATAGGTATTTTCAGTATGAAAAATAATGCAGGAACACATTAG
- a CDS encoding deoxycytidylate deaminase, translated as MTKQVRPDWTTYFLDIATAVGKRSTCLRRKYGAIIVKDKIIISTGYNGAPRGEVNCIDTGNCEREKYNVPKGQRYELCVAVHAEQNAVIAADPVKMKGATIYIVGYNADGTLASGKPCLLCRRMLKNAMIAKVVYLETDGSIIEVAPSEIQ; from the coding sequence ATGACAAAACAAGTTCGTCCTGATTGGACCACATATTTTTTAGATATTGCCACAGCAGTGGGCAAACGTTCCACATGTTTAAGACGCAAATATGGTGCAATTATTGTAAAAGATAAAATCATTATTTCCACTGGTTATAATGGTGCACCAAGAGGCGAAGTAAACTGTATAGATACTGGTAATTGTGAACGTGAAAAATATAATGTTCCGAAAGGACAGCGTTATGAGCTTTGTGTAGCAGTTCATGCTGAACAAAATGCAGTTATTGCAGCTGACCCTGTAAAGATGAAGGGAGCAACTATTTATATAGTAGGTTATAATGCTGATGGTACATTAGCATCTGGTAAACCTTGCTTACTTTGTCGTAGAATGTTAAAAAATGCTATGATTGCAAAAGTTGTATATTTAGAAACAGATGGTTCCATTATTGAGGTAGCTCCTAGTGAAATACAATGA
- the upp gene encoding uracil phosphoribosyltransferase produces the protein MSDLKVNIIKHPLIQHKLTLMRKKETGAKDFRQLLDEISMLMAYEVTRDFPTKDIEIETPVAKCVAKTLAGKKVAVVPILRAGLGMVNGIINLIPAAKIGHIGLYRDEKTLEPVEYFCKMPKDIDERLLLVVDPMLATGGSAIEAVEMLKKRGAKSMIFMCLLSAPEGIKAFNERHPDIPVYTACVDDHLNEHGYIVPGIGDAGDRIFGTI, from the coding sequence ATGTCAGATTTAAAAGTAAATATTATAAAACATCCATTAATTCAACATAAGTTGACTTTAATGCGTAAAAAAGAAACAGGTGCAAAAGATTTTCGTCAATTATTAGATGAAATTTCTATGTTAATGGCTTATGAAGTAACAAGAGATTTCCCAACAAAAGATATAGAAATAGAAACTCCTGTGGCAAAATGTGTAGCAAAAACATTAGCAGGAAAAAAAGTGGCAGTAGTTCCTATTTTACGTGCAGGTCTTGGCATGGTTAATGGTATTATTAATTTAATACCAGCTGCGAAAATTGGTCATATTGGTCTATATCGTGATGAAAAAACATTAGAGCCAGTTGAATATTTTTGTAAAATGCCAAAAGATATTGATGAACGTTTATTATTAGTAGTAGATCCTATGCTTGCTACTGGTGGTTCAGCAATAGAAGCTGTAGAAATGCTAAAAAAACGTGGAGCAAAATCCATGATTTTCATGTGTTTATTATCTGCTCCAGAAGGTATAAAGGCATTTAATGAAAGACATCCAGACATCCCAGTTTACACAGCTTGTGTAGATGATCATTTGAACGAACATGGATATATTGTTCCAGGTATTGGTGATGCTGGCGATAGAATTTTTGGTACTATTTAA
- the glyA gene encoding serine hydroxymethyltransferase, translated as MDLLKNLDVVDTEIQEAINKELSRQRDKLEMIASENIVSKAVMQAQGSVLTNKYAEGYPGKRYYGGCEYVDVVEQLAIDRAKKLFGAEYANVQPHSGAQANTAVYFALLQPGDTILGMNLTDGGHLTHGSPVNISGKYFKIIPYGVDKETERIDYDELERLAKEHQPKLIVGGASAYSRVIDFERMAQIAKSVGAYLMIDMAHIAGLVAAGLHPSPVPYADVVTTTTHKTLRGPRGGLILCRDAEFGKQFNKAIFPGIQGGPLMHVIAAKAVAFKEALSDEFKVYQQQVLDNAKALADELVKKGFRIVSGGTDNHLMLVDLRSKNITGKEAQFLLDEIGITANRNTIPFEPLSPFVTSGIRLGTPALTTRGLKEEDIREVADIIADVIENREDSAVIETTKAKVQAICKKFPLYEE; from the coding sequence ATGGATTTATTGAAAAATTTAGATGTTGTTGATACAGAAATACAAGAAGCCATCAACAAAGAACTTTCTCGTCAACGTGATAAATTGGAAATGATTGCTTCAGAAAATATTGTAAGTAAAGCTGTTATGCAAGCACAAGGTAGTGTACTTACAAATAAATATGCAGAAGGTTATCCAGGTAAGCGTTATTATGGCGGTTGTGAATATGTTGATGTTGTAGAACAATTAGCAATTGACCGTGCTAAAAAATTATTTGGTGCAGAATATGCAAATGTACAACCACATTCCGGAGCACAAGCAAATACAGCAGTATATTTTGCTTTGCTACAGCCAGGAGATACTATTTTAGGTATGAACCTTACAGATGGTGGTCATTTAACACATGGTAGCCCTGTAAATATTTCTGGTAAATATTTTAAAATTATTCCTTATGGTGTAGATAAAGAAACTGAACGCATCGATTATGATGAATTAGAAAGATTAGCAAAAGAACATCAACCAAAATTAATCGTTGGTGGAGCTAGTGCTTATTCTAGAGTTATCGATTTTGAACGCATGGCACAGATTGCAAAATCTGTAGGTGCATATCTCATGATTGATATGGCACATATCGCAGGTTTAGTAGCAGCAGGACTTCACCCAAGCCCAGTGCCATATGCAGATGTAGTAACAACAACTACACATAAAACACTTAGAGGACCTCGTGGTGGTTTAATCCTCTGTCGTGATGCAGAATTTGGCAAACAATTTAATAAAGCTATTTTCCCTGGTATTCAAGGTGGCCCATTGATGCATGTAATAGCAGCAAAAGCAGTAGCATTTAAAGAAGCTTTAAGTGATGAATTTAAAGTTTATCAGCAACAAGTTTTAGATAATGCAAAAGCCTTAGCAGATGAACTTGTGAAAAAAGGATTTAGAATTGTATCAGGTGGTACAGATAATCATTTAATGCTTGTAGATTTGCGCTCTAAAAATATCACAGGAAAAGAAGCTCAATTCTTATTAGATGAAATAGGTATCACAGCAAATAGAAATACAATTCCATTTGAACCATTGAGTCCATTTGTAACAAGTGGTATTCGTCTAGGAACACCAGCACTTACAACTAGAGGATTAAAAGAAGAAGATATTCGTGAAGTAGCAGATATCATTGCTGATGTTATCGAAAATCGCGAAGATAGTGCTGTTATTGAAACAACAAAAGCAAAAGTTCAAGCTATTTGTAAGAAATTCCCATTATATGAAGAATAA
- the rpiB gene encoding ribose 5-phosphate isomerase B, with product MKLIIGSDHGAVDLKEEVKRVLKEEFAEVEVEDVGTFGTESVDYPDIAEKVCTPVANGEADRGIVLCGTGIGISIAANKIKGIRAALCHETYTAKMSREHNNANVLAMGGRTTGFEIADEIVRTWMKTEFAGGRHERRVNKIMALEAK from the coding sequence ATGAAATTAATTATTGGTAGTGACCACGGTGCTGTGGATTTAAAAGAAGAAGTAAAAAGAGTATTAAAAGAAGAATTTGCTGAAGTAGAAGTAGAAGATGTAGGAACTTTTGGCACAGAATCTGTAGATTATCCAGATATCGCTGAAAAAGTTTGTACACCAGTAGCTAATGGCGAAGCTGATAGAGGTATTGTACTTTGTGGTACAGGTATTGGTATTTCTATTGCTGCAAACAAAATCAAAGGTATTAGAGCTGCTCTTTGCCATGAAACATATACAGCAAAAATGTCTCGTGAACATAATAATGCTAATGTTTTAGCAATGGGTGGACGTACAACTGGTTTTGAAATTGCAGATGAAATCGTGCGTACATGGATGAAAACTGAATTTGCTGGCGGTCGTCATGAACGTCGTGTAAATAAAATCATGGCTTTAGAAGCAAAATAA